A portion of the Kazachstania africana CBS 2517 chromosome 2, complete genome genome contains these proteins:
- the CEF1 gene encoding Cef1p (similar to Saccharomyces cerevisiae CEF1 (YMR213W); ancestral locus Anc_8.728), translated as MAPVPVYVKGGVWSNVEDQILKAAIQKYGTHQWSKIASLLHKKSARQCEIRWNEFLNPQLNFSEFSKEDDSRLLDLARKLPNQWRTISGIMGRTAQVCINRYNRLLSSEEAITDNEAVLGSSLEYKVGDLNPNVDTQAALPDKDELEDDEREMLAEAKARLLNTQGKKASRKVRERMLEESKRIAQLQKRRELKQAGISTKIKRANKKYTDEIDYNEDIIYEQVPLHGIYDTKEEDERTQNELDEFHALVRKRGLHEKDQRRETVRLPEKKGKYQGKKRNREEAEVGDTIQRGGKSVEYDTFRVASGFKLSAPGSTTENTLGNEKDISSKRRKLLETRNVGTLLHKDKLTSLSHNVEQEIEQNNEQFLEAVKRRQLAQLFVTLPPPKNDFEILLEDEEEENASDIENGEIKEKEEANKTDKYIESGEEVDLLESQISEEKSLKKLRTLNLESLNMNELPTPDFIENPNTLFEETYNELLSNGITGVAYEVSDDVLSCYDAVDKALNTITVPISTETNSAIVELPSRAVLGSSITSQKLRVQSLQKELNFVKPLKEQNALFSEQLCGNSIPQLSSLVSKYYIDYKIYQNELYGLKLRKANLQEQLKLITNNLDTR; from the coding sequence ATGGCACCTGTTCCAGTGTATGTGAAAGGTGGTGTCTGGTCTAATGTGGAAGATCAAATTCTGAAAGCAgctattcaaaaatatggGACTCATCAGTGGAGTAAGATTGCATCGTTGCTCCATAAGAAATCTGCCAGACAGTGTGAAATACGTTGgaatgaatttttgaatccaCAGTTAAATTTCAGTGAGTTTAGTAAGGAAGATGATTCTAGATTATTGGACTTGGCAAGAAAGCTACCTAACCAATGGCGAACAATCAGTGGTATTATGGGGAGAACAGCACAGGTCTGTATCAACAGATACAACAGGTTGCTTTCTTCAGAGGAAGCGATAACCGATAATGAAGCAGTTTTAGGATCATCGTTAGAGTACAAAGTGGGTGATCTTAATCCTAATGTTGATACCCAAGCGGCGTTGCCcgataaagatgaattggAAGATGATGAACGTGAGATGCTAGCGGAAGCAAAAGCTCGTCTTTTAAACACTCAAGGTAAAAAGGCTTCTAGGAAAGTAAGAGAGAGAATGTTAGAAGAATCGAAAAGAATTGCACAGCTACAGAAGAGACGTGAATTGAAACAAGCTGGCATTAGCACCAAAATAAAAAGGgcaaacaaaaaatatacGGATGAAATCGAttataatgaagatatcaTATACGAACAAGTTCCTTTACATGGAATTTATGATACAAAGgaggaagatgaaagaACGCAAAATGAGTTGGATGAGTTTCATGCTCTAGTAAGGAAAAGAGGGTTACATGAGAAAGACCAAAGGAGAGAAACTGTTAGATTGCCTGAAAAGAAGGGAAAATATCAGGGTAAGAAAAGGAATAGGGAAGAGGCTGAGGTGGGTGATACTATTCAGAGAGGTGGTAAATCAGTGGAGTACGACACCTTCAGAGTAGCTTCTGGCTTCAAACTTAGTGCGCCGGGTTCAACTACCGAAAATACTTTAGGTAATGAGAAAGATATTTCTAGTAAAAGAAGGAAGCTCTTAGAAACTAGAAATGTCGGTACCTTGTTACATAAGGATAAATTAACTAGTCTTTCCCATAATGTcgaacaagaaattgagcaaaataatgaacaaTTTCTAGAAGCAGTGAAAAGAAGACAGTTAGCGCAGCTCTTTGTAACATTACCACCGCCCAAAAACGACTTCGAGATATTACTAGAGGACGAAGAAGAGGAGAATGCTAGTGACATTGAAAACGGTGAGattaaagaaaaggaagaagcAAACAAAACGGATAAGTACATTGAAAGTGGCGAAGAAGTCGATCTCTTGGAGAGTCAAATTTCAGAGGAGAAATCTCTTAAAAAACTGCGTACTCTAAATCTAGAATCATTGAATATGAATGAATTACCCACACCTGACTTTATCGAAAATCCAAACACATTATTCGAAGAGACATACAATGAGTTACTGTCTAATGGCATAACAGGTGTTGCGTATGAGGTTTCAGATGATGTGTTAAGTTGCTACGATGCTGTGGATAAAGCCCTGAATACAATCACGGTTCCGATAAGTACAGAAACAAACAGCGCCATTGTTGAACTGCCCTCAAGAGCAGTTTTAGGATCCTCAATTACTTCACAGAAGCTAAGAGTGCAATCTTTAcagaaagaattgaatttcGTAAAGCCAttgaaagaacaaaatgCATTGTTTTCTGAACAACTTTGCGGCAACAGCATACCTCAACTTTCTAGTTTGgtatcaaaatattacatTGATTACAAGATATACCAAAATGAGTTATATGGCCTGAAACTCAGAAAAGCTAACCTACAAGAGCAACTAAAGCTTATCACAAACAATTTGGATACACGTTAG
- the ERG12 gene encoding mevalonate kinase (similar to Saccharomyces cerevisiae ERG12 (YMR208W); ancestral locus Anc_8.719), with amino-acid sequence MTISLPFITSAPGKVILFGEHSAVYNKPAIAASVSSLRTYLLISELNEPNTIELDFPDIEFSHKWNTNELLNLKPLHSHSNDEQLSELQKDQLEPFLSEISNKLHGHAAFCFLYLFVNICQDLHHTALKFTLRSTLPIGAGLGSSASISVALAMAMLELQDVIPRDKDQINKWSYIGEKCIHGNPSGIDNSVATHGGAIFFKKGEEFKQLRSKNKIDLILTDTRIPRSTKALVANVKALYDKEPKLIESILESMETVSLRGADALINGDNETLHTLVRINHGLLTSLGVSHPGLEKIKILSDELGIGETKLTGAGGGGCAFTILKAGYNTEQVRLFKQTLEKELNYKTFETDLGGIGCSLLKSNSLDKGMLEKILSVFQNKKTTSQEIDEILLPNSETKLPWIC; translated from the coding sequence ATGACTATATCTTTACCCTTTATTACTTCGGCCCCCGGTAAAGTCATCTTATTTGGTGAACACTCTGCAGTGTATAATAAACCCGCTATTGCTGCAAGTGTCTCATCGTTGAGAACGTATTTGCTAATTTCCGAGTTAAATGAGCCGAATACAATTGAATTGGATTTCCCTGATATCGAATTCAGTCATAAATGGAATACCAATGAGCTACTGAATCTGAAGCCGTTACATTCTCATTCCAATGACGAGCAGCTCTCTGAATTACAAAAGGATCAATTAGAACCATTTCTatctgaaatttcaaataaattacaTGGGCACGCTGCTTTTTGCTTCCTTTACTTATTTGTCAACATTTGCCAAGATTTGCATCACACTGCTTTGAAATTCACCCTAAGATCAACTTTACCCATTGGTGCAGGTCTAGGGTCATCTGCTTCAATATCCGTAGCGTTAGCGATGGCAATGTTAGAATTACAAGATGTCATCCCCAGGGACAAAGATCAAATTAATAAGTGGTCATACATTGGTGAAAAATGCATTCATGGCAATCCATCAGGTATAGATAATTCAGTAGCCACTCATGGTGGcgctatttttttcaagaaaggTGAAGAATTCAAACAGTTACGTAGTAAAAACAAAATAGACCTTATATTAACGGACACACGTATCCCTAGATCAACAAAAGCATTAGTGGCTAACGTTAAAGCTCTCTATGATAAAGAACCAAAATTAATAGAATCAATATTAGAGTCAATGGAAACTGTCTCCCTACGTGGAGCTGACGCATTAATTAATGGTGACAATGAGACTTTACACACATTAGTAAGGATAAATCACGGCCTATTGACATCATTGGGTGTCTCGCACCCAGGccttgaaaagattaaaatCTTAAGTGACGAACTGGGTATTGGTGAAACAAAGTTAACAGGTGCAGGAGGCGGTGGATGTGCATTCACTATATTGAAAGCAGGATACAATACCGAACAAGTACGACTATTCAAGCAAACGctagaaaaagaattaaattataaaacttttgaaacAGATTTAGGTGGGATTGGCTGctcattattgaaatctaATTCTCTAGATAAAGGAATGTTAGAAAAGATTCTATCAGTGTTCCAGAACAAAAAGACAACCTCACAAGAAATCGACGAAATTCTATTACCAAACTCTGAAACAAAGCTACCATGGATATGTTAA
- the EFR3 gene encoding Efr3p (similar to Saccharomyces cerevisiae EFR3 (YMR212C); ancestral locus Anc_8.727) → MRLIFVPKHQRLVNQCYPTGRTPDKKPKSSETSYLLYYVNSRRSKLQKVSSYLLKRSRSDISRRKIGNISVTLDLMNKIINSCKENLNVFINDFFNIMINVLSNNNFNNDSSIVELLEACFGSICSNVDATLLNSDPAFVKYYSSFIELFFNIVDNKIHNDDLLVELCMDISVTTNLASNPKLNHFINKAVTFTIVKFQERNPRYKAYSLEPQIKSTLTRRLSRTQTRMIGLDNAMDIIESDSTVKVLQSFFNTTETDKLNLSLRSLLACQQKTPNKELLEFVCNGIPVQLRYIVILLLIRQLKETATKTEHDIIDPIISLKLISSLLESDVSLVGLSVLDIMKKLLNFQLENFRNVDIVYECRVAIRNLSHKNYYKGQTSDILYELLVGLKSFEIAGQKHMEGREDENQVKLQILSTDINEIIKFKSEPSIDLELFIEMCPFLKENVIALFNIVDNQSPGPFIITKLFSSISQIESETLQKNLMDKVFEKYGKYALLSGLNYFLETSKVPSYVYYLYHMESAKFLNLNDYASQTQYKREAGALFTKDDLLNYYSDPGSNKYSKKGADVLLSRKDLGSTTDLISDSQLRSTSYDANSATTVSNSFNGDALNINKNHQVPELPRNKGSIYRFVSDDIRSFNTMRTTTPKITDLKNAIAGKSRGNKSKSNSRSLRGSQSVKSRVTDITFLLSELKSTHLDEEVGKIRDPDEEDIVGLDKIDVARSQSTKIKARKGQRASLAANDLIELYEGEEDNFEDATQDIEVMPSRGKIFSST, encoded by the coding sequence ATGCGATTGATCTTTGTTCCCAAACATCAAAGGCTGGTGAATCAATGCTACCCGACTGGTAGAACACCAGACAAGAAGCCTAAGTCATCTGAGACCTCCTATTTGCTTTATTATGTCAATTCCAGGCGTAGTAAGTTACAAAAAGTTAGTTcttatttattgaagagATCTCGTTCTGATATCAGTAGGAGAAAGATTGGTAACATATCAGTCACCTTAGATttaatgaataaaattataaacaGTTGCAAAGAGAATTTAAACGTCTTCATTAAcgatttcttcaatataatGATTAATGTTTTGTCaaacaataattttaacAATGATTCTAGCATTGTGGAGTTGCTAGAGGCATGTTTTGGAAGCATCTGTTCCAACGTTGATGCGACCTTATTAAATAGTGATCCTGCATTTGTGAAATATTACTCGAGTTTTATCGAGTTATTCTTCAACATCGTTGATAACAAAATCCATAATGACGATCTTCTTGTGGAACTTTGCATGGATATTTCAGTGACGACAAATTTGGCAAGTAACCCCAAATTAAACCATTTCATAAATAAAGCTGTCACGTTTACAATTGTGAAATTCCAAGAGAGAAATCCCCGGTATAAAGCATATTCACTAGAGCCTCAGATTAAATCCACTCTCACTAGAAGACTTAGTAGAACTCAGACACGTATGATTGGGTTGGATAATGCCATGGATATTATTGAGTCTGATAGTACTGTCAAAGTATTACAGTCATTTTTTAATACCACAGAGACagataaattgaatttatcgCTCAGATCTTTATTGGCATGTCAACAGAAAACTCCAAATAAAGAGCTTCTGGAATTTGTTTGCAATGGCATACCGGTGCAATTGAGATATATCGTTATTTTGCTTCTTATCCGTCAATTGAAAGAGACTGCAACCAAAACAGAGCATGACATAATTGATCCAATTATTTCGTTGAAGCTAATCTCGTCATTATTAGAATCTGACGTGAGTCTTGTTGGTCTAAGTGTGCTagatataatgaaaaaactaTTGAACTTCCAACTGGAAAATTTCCGTAATGTTGACATCGTCTATGAATGTCGCGTAGCAATAAGGAATTTAAGCCACaagaattattacaaaGGTCAAACTTCTGACATTTTATATGAGCTATTAGTCGGATTAAAAAGTTTCGAAATTGCGGGGCAAAAACATATGGAAGGTAGAGAGGATGAGAATCAAGTCaaacttcaaattttatcaacAGATATCAACGAGATTATCAAGTTTAAGAGCGAGCCTTCTATAGATTTGGAgttattcattgaaatgtgtccatttttgaaggaaaatgTCATTGCTTTGTTCAATATTGTCGATAATCAATCTCCTGGACCATTTATAATcacaaaattattttcttccatATCACAGATAGAATCAGAGACTCtccagaaaaatttgatggaCAAagtctttgaaaaatatggaaaatatGCATTATTATCGGGTTTAAATTACTTTTTGGAAACCTCAAAGGTGCCTTCTTACGTTTACTATTTATATCACATGGAATCCgctaaatttttgaatttaaatgaCTATGCATCACAAACACAATATAAACGTGAAGCTGGTGCTCTTTTTACAAAGGATGATCTTTTAAACTATTACTCAGATCCGGGGTCTAACAAATATAGTAAAAAAGGTGCTGATGTTTTGCTTTCTAGAAAAGACTTGGGGTCTACCACAGATTTGATATCTGATTCTCAGCTTCGCTCCACCTCTTATGATGCTAACAGTGCAACCACGGTATCGAATAGTTTCAATGGTGACGCATTAAATATAAACAAGAATCATCAAGTTCCGGAGTTACCGAGAAATAAAGGTAGCATTTATCGTTTTGTATCAGACGATATTAGATCATTCAATACTATGAGAACAACTACACCAAAAATAACTGATCTGAAAAACGCAATTGCTGGAAAGTCCCGTGGGAATAAAAGCAAGTCAAATTCACGATCTCTACGTGGTTCGCAATCAGTAAAATCCAGAGTTACAGATATAACATTTCTATTGAGTGAACTTAAGAGCACTCAtcttgatgaagaagtagGTAAAATACGCGATCCTGATGAGGAGGACATTGTTGGATTGGATAAGATTGATGTTGCAAGATCGCAGTctacaaaaataaaagcaAGAAAAGGTCAGAGAGCATCATTGGCAGCTAACGACCTGATTGAATTGTAtgaaggagaagaagataacTTTGAAGATGCCACTCAAGATATTGAAGTCATGCCTTCTAGAGGGAagattttttcatcaacttga
- the KAFR0B03190 gene encoding uncharacterized protein (similar to Saccharomyces cerevisiae YMR209C; ancestral locus Anc_8.722), whose amino-acid sequence MSEGKLVLVSLVTLIMSIVARSARFKNFVSSVFSEKVFDKDIIINSPTLKLTSHIPLQFESGNVSTFKNLKQTLRAFEEYGIRARDQNNILISRANGFDAIVHNQLRVIGYFDKLDGVQDGINRNTIVTKKIIKTILSNLTFANYFDSSISNDWKLEIKRLCDSFGYRIDEQSKVLVQIPDHKVTCMFNNPLSRVIESISHLCKDYSENFEIERKPIIKFIKGQLDKLDVSSNDLLVVPGSGAGFLSWQLATSYQNVKVDSIELSGLMYLTNLFAMNYKEKDIRIYPFVQFYSGQKNLENQLLEMHVPLERVKKPENLNPLWGDFTVYMPVSNKHDKIFVITAYFIDTAEDLIEYVKAIEALKKYCKKVHWINVGPLKYGTQPKIQLNGEELARLRKIRGWTDTFESYSNDCEGGLNGYLTDTNSLYQGYYGHLQFHSYI is encoded by the coding sequence ATGTCAGAAGGAAAGCTAGTTTTAGTTTCATTGGTGACTTTGATAATGTCGATAGTTGCCAGGTCTGCaagattcaagaatttCGTCTCTTCAGTATTTTCTGAAAAGgtatttgataaagatattataataaataGTCCCACTCTGAAATTAACATCGCATATACCGTTGCAATTTGAATCAGGGAACGTGTCGActttcaagaatttgaaacaaaCTTTGAGGGCGTTTGAAGAGTATGGTATTAGGGCGAGAGATCAAAACAATATATTGATCAGTAGAGCCAATGGTTTTGACGCCATTGTCCACAACCAATTACGGGTGATTGGCTATTTTGATAAACTTGATGGTGTTCAAGATGGTATCAATAGGAATACAATTGTTACGAAGAAGATAATCAAAACTATTCTATCGAATTTGACTTTTGCAAACTATTTTGATTCGTCGATTTCAAATGATTGGAAGTTAGAAATTAAGAGGCTTTGCGACAGTTTTGGTTATAGGATTGATGAACAATCCAAGGTATTGGTTCAAATTCCAGATCATAAAGTCACATGTATGTTTAATAACCCTCTATCTAGAGTGATTGAATCAATATCCCATTTATGTAAAGATTATTCAgaaaactttgaaatagaaagaaaaccaataatcaaattcatcaaggGTCAATTAGACAAACTTGATGTTAGTTCAAATGATTTGCTGGTTGTGCCAGGATCAGGTGCTGGTTTCCTTTCGTGGCAATTAGCAACTTCGTACCAGAACGTCAAAGTggattcaattgaattgtCAGGGTTGATGTATCTCACTAATTTATTTGCAATGAATTATAAGGAAAAAGATATAAGAATTTACCCATTTGTTCAGTTTTATTCgggacaaaaaaatttggagaACCAGTTGCTAGAGATGCATGTTCCATTGGAAAGAGTGAAGAAGcctgaaaatttgaatcctCTATGGGGCGATTTTACCGTATATATGCCGGTATCAAACAAGCATGATAAGATTTTTGTGATAACAGCCTATTTCATTGATACTGCAGAGGATTTAATCGAATATGTCAAGGCTATTGaagcattgaaaaaatattgtaaaaaGGTGCATTGGATTAATGTGGGACCTTTAAAATATGGCACCCAACCAAAGATACAGTTAAATGGTGAAGAATTAGCGAGATTGAGAAAAATCAGAGGATGGACTGACACTTTTGAGAGCTACTCCAATGATTGCGAGGGCGGTCTGAACGGGTATTTGACCGATACAAATTCTTTATATCAAGGTTATTACGGACatttacaatttcattcttatatataa
- the DML1 gene encoding Dml1p (similar to Saccharomyces cerevisiae DML1 (YMR211W); ancestral locus Anc_8.724), with protein MQEIITIATSHRANHLATQFFNCQEQYLYEQELDPTIFLNPTIDKISKTASYAPRALLWEARSGSGSLGIYEYTASTQDHHFSNPNDNYDNSELIFTMPRIKKSEYQVAIDSSATPPKLNTSNTNYWSDYNKLIYDTSSLNFLKDWNHDVNEPNLPYLHNLPEKQYKEMELGIQAFDSSKDEFFDNQLRVQLENCDYLQGFNLLTDLDNGWSGFSTSLLRELRDEVPKKFVFSWSLNEDDFYSGTKKDCKNKIKGTVALADDSDLVLPLFTDSAKLSNWEVGGQLCKIFDSVNSLFSVRGSQKRKNMSYLVDLLTDNDEKRNVVSSMLNLDEGIDYSFCSRIQSYQVKNGYEPHIFNYCQISRHDESELADKEKPVNATSKYKKLKELNTIPYNPSDTIPEQYAVKKKFSVKLSMTEKNRDMFKNWSNYVSKYFRFDDDREELKNELNDKAAAYEFGCYSDEDSGDDDL; from the coding sequence ATGCAAGAAATTATCACCATAGCAACTTCACATAGAGCTAATCATTTAGCGAcccaatttttcaactgtCAAGAGCAATATCTTTATGAACAGGAGTTAGATCCAACTATCTTTCTGAACCCTACGATCGACAAGATCTCAAAAACAGCCTCCTATGCGCCAAGAGCACTTTTATGGGAGGCTCGTTCAGGTAGTGGATCTCTAGGTATCTATGAATACACGGCCAGTACGCAAGATCACCATTTTTCCAACCCCAATGACAATTACGATAACAGCGAACTCATCTTTACTATGCCACGAATAAAAAAATCCGAATATCAAGTTGCTATTGATTCTAGTGCAACACCGCCAAAACTAAATACTTCTAATACCAACTACTGGTCTGActataataaattgatatatGACACATCAAGtttgaatttcttgaagGATTGGAATCACGATGTAAATGAACCGAATCTGCCCTATTTACACAATCTTCCTGAAAAAcaatataaagaaatggaaCTTGGTATTCAAGCATTTGATTCTTCGAAAGATGAGTTTTTCGACAACCAGTTACGAGTTCAACTGGAAAACTGTGATTATTTACAAGGCTTCAATTTACTTACCGATTTGGATAACGGATGGAGTGGCTTTTCGACATCTTTATTGCGAGAGCTGAGAGATGAGGTTCCTAAGAAGTTTGTATTCTCTTGGTCTCTCAATGAAGATGACTTTTACAGTGGAACAAAAAAGGATtgcaaaaataaaataaaaggCACTGTTGCTCTAGCTGATGATTCTGACTTAGTTTTACCATTATTCACAGATTCGGCTAAATTGAGTAATTGGGAGGTAGGTGGCCAATtatgtaaaatttttgattctgtCAATTCATTATTCTCAGTAAGAGGTAGCCAAAAGCGTAAAAATATGAGTTATTTAGTCGACTTACTAACCGACAATGATGAGAAGAGAAACGTGGTTTCATCCATGTTAAATTTAGATGAAGGCATTGattattcattttgttCAAGAATTCAATCCTACCAAGTCAAGAATGGCTATGAGCCCCATATATTTAATTACTGTCAAATATCCAGGCATGACGAGTCAGAGCTAGCCGACAAGGAAAAACCAGTTAATGCGACATCTAAATACAAGAAACTTAAAGAGCTAAATACCATTCCATATAATCCATCTGATACAATCCCAGAGCAATATGCggtcaagaagaaattttctgtAAAACTAAGTATGACTGAAAAGAACAGAGAtatgttcaaaaattggagTAATTACGTTAGTAAGTATTTCCGTTTTGACGATGATAGGGAAGAActcaaaaatgaattaaatgaTAAAGCTGCCGCTTATGAATTCGGTTGTTattctgatgaagattccggtgatgatgatttataa
- the MGL2 gene encoding putative carboxylic ester hydrolase (similar to Saccharomyces cerevisiae YMR210W): MLFKRHWENWLVVQHVKSPVELVFKGPNAIPPISLSTLIDRYVPEFSDGARDKLSALLFNGHLQTSFTALKHFENIDQINYKRLIVQYPDKGEGAIDIAVAIHTPSTYVPPNQAPFVPPLDAHYSYFESEDLSLPSLDDKPMLIAIHGLTGGSHESYVRTIVHKLTTLHGFEACVINSRGCCQSKITTPQLYNGGWTNDVRHCVKELRSLFPNRKFYMMGFSLGASILTNYIGEEGARSDIECCIVLGNPWDLLRSSYFINASTFGSKIYSPTMANNLCKLAVRHSYALKDCPLWEDKFQQKIKAVRTIKQFDDTFTGPMFGYKDAFEYYGNASSFKRIEGIRTPFLAINAIDDPVVGGQELPDAEFRENPYTLMLKTNIGGHIAWLKNKNGMRWYADPICKFLRAFHTEITLKKMKPCLDSKDLPKIQYGPVKTSILEWSVNK; encoded by the coding sequence ATGCTTTTCAAGAGACACTGGGAGAATTGGTTAGTAGTGCAGCACGTCAAGTCACCTGTTGAATTGGTTTTTAAAGGACCGAATGCGATACCACCCATTTCTTTGTCAACCCTGATAGACAGGTATGTGCCAGAGTTCTCGGATGGTGCCAGGGATAAACTCAGTGCATTACTATTTAATGGTCACTTACAAACATCTTTTACAGCATTGAAGcattttgaaaacattGATCAAATTAACTATAAAAGACTGATAGTACAGTATCCCGACAAGGGAGAGGGTGCTATTGATATCGCGGTAGCTATTCATACCCCCTCCACGTATGTTCCTCCAAACCAAGCCCCATTTGTGCCACCATTAGATGCTcattattcatattttgaGTCCGAAGACCTCAGTTTACCTTCACTGGATGATAAACCAATGCTAATTGCGATACATGGGTTAACTGGTGGATCTCATGAAAGTTATGTACGAACAATAGTTCATAAATTAACGACTCTCCATGGGTTTGAAGCGTGCGTGATAAATTCCAGAGGTTGCTGTCAATCCAAAATTACAACACCCCAACTATACAACGGTGGCTGGACCAACGATGTTAGACATTGTGTCAAAGAATTGAGGTCTTTGTTCCCAAATAGAAAGTTTTACATGATGGGCTTTTCATTAGGTGCTTCAATATTAACTAATTACATAGGTGAAGAAGGTGCACGCTCCGATATTGAATGCTGCATTGTGTTGGGAAATCCGTGGGACCTACTTAGATCATCCTATTTCATAAACGCTTCAACTTTTGGGTCGAAAATATATTCTCCTACCATGGCCAATAATTTATGTAAACTTGCCGTTCGACACTCTTACGCTTTGAAAGACTGCCCACTGTGGGAAGATAAGtttcaacaaaaaataaaagctGTTCGAACGATCAAACAATTTGATGACACATTTACGGGACCGATGTTTGGATATAAGGATGCGTTCGAATACTACGGAAATGCCTCCTCgtttaaaagaattgaaggaATAAGAACCCCATTTTTAGCAATCAATGCTATAGATGATCCAGTTGTAGGCGGCCAAGAACTACCAGATGCTGAATTTCGTGAAAATCCATATACATTGATGCTGAAAACAAATATAGGGGGACATATTGCATGgttgaagaacaaaaatgGCATGAGATGGTATGCAGACCCAATATGTAAATTTCTCAGAGCTTTTCATACTGAAATtactttaaaaaaaatgaaaccaTGTCTCGATTCTAAAGACTTGcccaaaattcaatatggTCCCGTGAAAACCAGTATCCTAGAGTGGTctgtaaataaataa
- the KAFR0B03240 gene encoding uncharacterized protein: MSIDMIEGYFRRSITNEIEDKAKEIVAVNIDEFDEENNEPASIGRRVAEGLSGRAIASDSLFVDIKQLNLVSRPSFTAALIRHPLNESLRLNMKSDELRQGLARLWKHTITLSLVTVVLPNTYRLLKGNAMPVRTPALLGHSSSTPVTAYIMNPGIDLPIHSGIGDFYDYKPLARIFQSLISYIYMVKIGVSLWILIYYYRKDSVEQTHPFSICSKQMGNFLEPRFQKPSSKRVDQCNSQVKVTFAGTTRSNE; this comes from the coding sequence ATGAGTATTGACATGATTGAAGGTTATTTCAGACGTTCTATcacaaatgaaattgaagacaAAGCTAAAGAAATTGTAGCTGTTAATATcgatgaatttgatgagGAAAACAATGAGCCGGCGAGCATAGGTAGAAGAGTTGCTGAAGGTCTGAGTGGAAGGGCAATTGCGTCTGATTCCCTTTTTGTGGATATTAAGCAGTTGAATTTAGTTAGTCGTCCCTCTTTCACTGCTGCCTTGATTCGCCATCCTTTGAACGAGTCGTTGAGACTTAACATGAAAAGTGATGAACTTAGACAAGGTCTTGCCCGTTTATGGAAGCATACCATAACACTGTCCTTAGTGACGGTAGTCCTTCCTAATACTTACCGCCTATTGAAGGGAAATGCAATGCCGGTCAGAACTCCAGCACTACTTGGTCATAGCAGTAGCACTCCTGTGACAGCGTATATTATGAACCCAGGCATCGACCTTCCTATTCACAGTGGAATTGGGGACTTCTATGACTATAAACCATTGGCCCGAATATTCCAGTCCCTgatttcatatatatatatggttAAAATAGGCGTTTCCTTGTGGATCTTGATCTACTACTACAGAAAGGACAGTGTAGAGCAGACACACCCATTTTCCATTTGTTCAAAGCAGATGGGGAACTTTTTGGAACCTCGTTTTCAAAAGCCCAGTTCAAAAAGGGTTGACCAGTGCAATTCTCAAGTTAAAGTAACATTTGCTGGCACTACAAGGAGTAATGAGTGA